Proteins co-encoded in one Xanthomonas campestris pv. badrii genomic window:
- a CDS encoding lipid-A-disaccharide synthase N-terminal domain-containing protein, which produces MEPSFLDQQLTWLYWTGIHVTGWKLIGYVGALMFGGRWLVQFVASKRAGKPVIPRLFWYMSVVGSLMTLSYFVFSAKQDSVGVLQNLFPAFTAVYSLYLDVKHRGWKRDRAGH; this is translated from the coding sequence ATGGAACCGTCGTTTCTCGATCAACAGCTGACCTGGCTGTACTGGACCGGCATCCATGTCACCGGCTGGAAGCTGATCGGCTATGTGGGCGCGCTGATGTTCGGCGGCCGCTGGCTAGTGCAGTTCGTTGCCTCCAAGCGCGCCGGCAAACCGGTGATCCCGCGGCTGTTCTGGTACATGAGCGTGGTCGGCAGCCTGATGACGCTGAGCTACTTCGTGTTCTCGGCCAAGCAGGATTCGGTGGGCGTGCTGCAGAACCTGTTTCCGGCGTTCACTGCGGTTTACAGCCTGTACCTGGATGTGAAGCATCGCGGCTGGAAGCGCGATCGGGCTGGGCATTGA
- a CDS encoding phosphomannomutase/phosphoglucomutase encodes MSKANERRQSMSSVRTSGPVLGGVLLLLAAWFGWNSYAQWHEESIAQTLEQARDRAVQEVGQAMAAQASQLDAVLKQPAVVTALGNGDALAAASIIRERFKGAEDVQVLPGDLAAAYANPKEFGYARLSLLESAQVADHAQVRVVRDARQVRLGVAAAVRLGGQPAVAYARLPLLRLTGPLNAIAVPGSAYLALRQGGYNVTQQGDAALADAAETLARPLGSSGLRMAAAVPQRDAGPLGLGAIGCAIVAGLLGVIAVLLVLASRGRVALPRRRVAGATTADEPTFSQSLQHDASLASEAAAPDEAAPPAPPALVPAVQVATEMFRAYDIRGVVGKELNPGVAALIGQAIGSVMQAQGLRDVVVGRDGRLSGPELTNGLIEGLRRAGCNVTDIGLAPTPMVYFGAYELRAGSCVAVTGSHNPPDYNGFKIVIGGETLSGTAIAELHQRINEGRLHTAAAPGELEQRDLSDAYIQRIADDVQLDRPIKVVVDAGNGAAGEIAPRLLEAISAEVIPLYCDIDGTFPNHHPDPSEPHNLDDLVTMVQRFDADIGVAFDGDADRLGVVTKEGTVVFPDRLLMLFAADVLQRNPGALVIYDVKCTGKLSDYVLRNGGSPLMWKTGHSLIKSKMRETDAELAGEMSGHFFFKERWYGFDDGIYAAARLLEILAQREQTPSEVLDALPESVSTPEIKVPVEGDAHALVARFVARAQAGEESPFESARLSTIDGLRADFADGWGLVRASNTTPILVLRFEADSEAALERIRALFRSQLQALLPEHPLAF; translated from the coding sequence ATGAGCAAGGCGAACGAGCGCAGGCAGTCGATGTCCAGCGTGCGTACGAGTGGTCCGGTATTGGGGGGCGTGTTGCTGCTGCTGGCCGCGTGGTTCGGCTGGAACAGCTATGCGCAGTGGCACGAAGAGTCGATTGCGCAGACCCTGGAGCAGGCCCGCGACCGTGCGGTGCAGGAGGTCGGCCAGGCGATGGCCGCGCAGGCCAGCCAGCTCGACGCCGTGCTCAAGCAACCAGCGGTCGTGACCGCGCTGGGCAACGGCGACGCATTGGCCGCCGCCTCGATCATTCGTGAGCGTTTCAAGGGCGCCGAGGACGTGCAGGTGCTGCCTGGCGACCTGGCCGCGGCCTACGCCAATCCCAAGGAGTTCGGTTACGCGCGCCTTAGCCTGCTCGAATCGGCGCAGGTGGCCGACCATGCGCAGGTGCGCGTGGTGCGCGACGCCAGGCAGGTGCGCCTGGGCGTGGCGGCCGCGGTGCGCCTGGGCGGGCAGCCGGCAGTGGCATATGCACGCTTGCCGCTGCTGCGCCTGACCGGCCCGCTGAATGCGATCGCGGTGCCCGGCAGCGCCTACCTGGCGCTGCGTCAGGGCGGTTACAACGTGACCCAACAAGGTGATGCGGCACTGGCCGATGCCGCCGAAACGCTGGCCAGGCCGCTGGGCAGCAGCGGCCTGCGCATGGCCGCCGCGGTGCCGCAGCGCGATGCCGGCCCGCTGGGCCTGGGCGCGATTGGCTGCGCCATCGTGGCGGGCTTGCTGGGCGTGATTGCCGTGTTGCTGGTGCTGGCCAGCCGTGGCCGGGTGGCCTTGCCGCGTCGCCGCGTCGCCGGCGCCACGACGGCCGACGAACCCACTTTCAGTCAAAGCCTGCAACACGACGCCAGCCTTGCCAGCGAGGCGGCTGCGCCGGATGAGGCAGCGCCGCCCGCCCCCCCAGCGCTGGTACCAGCGGTGCAGGTCGCCACCGAGATGTTCCGCGCCTACGACATCCGCGGCGTGGTCGGAAAAGAGCTCAATCCCGGCGTGGCGGCGCTGATCGGCCAGGCCATCGGCAGCGTGATGCAGGCACAGGGCCTGCGCGATGTGGTGGTGGGCCGCGACGGGCGCCTGTCCGGCCCGGAACTGACCAACGGGTTGATCGAAGGCCTGCGGCGTGCCGGCTGCAACGTCACCGACATCGGCCTGGCACCGACGCCGATGGTGTATTTCGGTGCATATGAGTTGCGTGCCGGCAGCTGCGTGGCGGTGACCGGCAGCCACAACCCACCGGACTACAACGGCTTCAAGATCGTCATTGGTGGCGAGACGCTGTCCGGCACGGCCATCGCCGAACTGCACCAGCGCATCAACGAAGGCCGCCTGCATACCGCCGCCGCGCCCGGCGAGCTGGAACAGCGCGATCTCAGCGATGCCTACATCCAGCGCATCGCCGATGACGTGCAGCTCGACCGCCCGATCAAGGTCGTCGTGGACGCCGGCAATGGCGCGGCCGGCGAGATCGCACCACGCCTGCTGGAGGCGATCAGTGCCGAAGTGATTCCGCTGTATTGCGACATCGACGGCACCTTCCCCAACCACCACCCCGACCCGAGCGAGCCGCACAATCTCGACGATCTGGTGACGATGGTGCAGCGTTTCGACGCGGATATCGGCGTGGCCTTCGACGGCGACGCCGATCGCCTGGGCGTGGTGACCAAGGAGGGCACGGTGGTGTTCCCCGACCGCCTGCTGATGCTGTTCGCCGCCGATGTGCTGCAGCGCAATCCCGGCGCGTTGGTCATCTACGACGTGAAGTGCACCGGCAAGCTGTCCGATTACGTGCTGCGCAATGGCGGCAGCCCGCTGATGTGGAAGACCGGGCATTCGCTGATCAAGTCGAAGATGCGCGAAACCGATGCCGAGCTGGCCGGCGAGATGAGCGGGCATTTCTTCTTCAAGGAGCGCTGGTACGGCTTCGACGACGGCATCTACGCCGCGGCGCGCCTGCTGGAAATCCTGGCCCAGCGCGAGCAAACCCCGTCCGAAGTGCTGGATGCCCTGCCCGAGAGCGTCTCCACGCCGGAGATCAAGGTGCCGGTGGAAGGCGATGCGCATGCGCTGGTGGCGCGCTTTGTCGCGCGTGCGCAGGCGGGCGAAGAATCGCCGTTCGAGTCGGCACGCCTGTCCACCATCGACGGCCTGCGGGCGGACTTCGCGGACGGCTGGGGCCTGGTGCGGGCCTCCAACACCACGCCGATCCTGGTGTTGCGGTTCGAAGCCGACAGCGAGGCGGCCCTGGAGCGCATCCGCGCGCTGTTCCGCAGCCAATTGCAGGCACTGTTGCCCGAGCATCCGCTGGCGTTCTGA
- the dut gene encoding dUTP diphosphatase, with translation MSEPTHSLQLKLLDPRFGDVWPLPAYATEASAGMDLRAALEAPMTLEPGDAALIPSGIAIHLADPQLCAVVLPRSGLGHRHGIVLGNGTGLIDADYQGPLLISTWNRGREAFTIEPGDRIAQLVILPIVRVGLQVVDTFVDSARGAGGFGHTGVR, from the coding sequence ATGAGCGAGCCAACCCACTCCTTGCAGCTGAAGTTGCTCGATCCGCGCTTCGGCGACGTGTGGCCGTTGCCGGCCTACGCCACCGAGGCCAGTGCAGGCATGGACCTGCGCGCCGCACTGGAAGCGCCGATGACGCTGGAACCCGGCGATGCGGCCCTGATTCCCAGCGGCATCGCCATCCATCTGGCCGACCCGCAGCTGTGCGCGGTGGTCCTGCCGCGTTCGGGCCTGGGCCATCGTCACGGCATCGTGCTCGGCAACGGCACCGGGCTCATCGATGCCGATTACCAGGGGCCGCTGCTGATCAGCACCTGGAATCGTGGGCGCGAGGCCTTCACCATCGAGCCGGGCGACCGCATCGCACAGCTGGTGATCCTGCCGATCGTGCGCGTGGGCCTGCAAGTGGTGGATACTTTCGTCGACAGCGCGCGGGGAGCGGGTGGATTCGGCCACACCGGGGTGCGCTGA
- the coaBC gene encoding bifunctional phosphopantothenoylcysteine decarboxylase/phosphopantothenate--cysteine ligase CoaBC — protein MIGSTQARPLDGQRLLLCVGGGIAAYKSLELVRRLRDAGAQVQVAMTSGAQQFVTPLSFQALSGQPTRTTLWDSAAEQAMGHIELARWADRVIVAPATADLLARLAHGLADDLVTTLCLATTAPLTVAPAMNHRMWLHAATQANIATLRARGVAVVGPEDGPLAEGESGPGRLAEPAAIIAALAGAQTAATAPAATLAATGPVFIPSSAQLEGLRIVISAGPTFEDLDPVRYVGNRSSGKMGYALAAAAARQGADVVLVSGPVHQTTPPGVQRIDVRSAAQMRDAVLGAFPADIYIGAAAVADYTPKRVVSQKIKKTGETLTLELVRTPDILSEVAAQTGALKLVVGFAAETHDVEHYARGKLAAKRLDLIIANQVGIEGGGFESDNNAATAYWQGGERVFPSSSKTQLADQLLALIAERLQA, from the coding sequence GTGATCGGCTCCACTCAGGCCCGCCCCCTGGACGGACAGCGTTTGCTGCTGTGCGTCGGCGGAGGCATTGCCGCTTACAAATCGCTCGAACTGGTCCGTCGCCTGCGCGACGCCGGCGCGCAGGTGCAGGTCGCCATGACCAGCGGCGCGCAACAGTTCGTCACCCCGCTGAGCTTCCAGGCGCTGTCCGGGCAACCGACCCGCACTACGCTGTGGGACAGCGCCGCCGAGCAGGCGATGGGGCATATCGAACTGGCCCGTTGGGCCGACCGGGTGATCGTGGCGCCGGCCACCGCCGACCTGCTGGCGCGGCTGGCGCACGGGCTGGCCGACGACCTGGTCACCACGCTATGCCTGGCCACGACCGCGCCGCTGACCGTGGCCCCGGCGATGAACCACCGCATGTGGCTGCATGCGGCCACCCAGGCCAATATCGCCACCCTGCGCGCGCGCGGCGTGGCAGTGGTCGGCCCCGAGGACGGCCCGCTGGCCGAAGGCGAATCCGGTCCCGGCCGGCTGGCCGAGCCGGCGGCGATCATCGCTGCACTGGCAGGCGCCCAGACCGCCGCCACCGCGCCTGCCGCCACCCTGGCCGCCACCGGGCCGGTGTTCATTCCCAGCAGCGCGCAGCTGGAAGGCCTGCGCATCGTGATCAGCGCCGGGCCCACATTCGAGGACCTGGACCCGGTGCGCTACGTCGGCAACCGCAGCAGCGGCAAGATGGGCTACGCCCTGGCCGCCGCCGCTGCCCGCCAGGGCGCCGACGTCGTGCTGGTCAGCGGACCGGTGCACCAGACCACCCCGCCCGGGGTGCAGCGCATCGACGTGCGCTCGGCCGCGCAGATGCGCGACGCGGTGCTGGGCGCGTTTCCGGCCGACATCTACATCGGCGCGGCCGCGGTGGCCGACTACACGCCCAAACGGGTGGTGTCGCAGAAGATCAAGAAGACCGGTGAAACCCTCACCCTGGAACTGGTGCGCACCCCGGACATCCTGTCCGAGGTCGCCGCGCAGACCGGCGCGCTCAAACTGGTGGTCGGTTTTGCCGCCGAAACGCACGACGTGGAGCATTACGCGCGTGGCAAGCTGGCGGCCAAGCGGCTGGACCTGATCATCGCCAACCAGGTGGGGATCGAGGGCGGCGGGTTCGAAAGCGACAACAACGCCGCCACCGCCTACTGGCAGGGCGGCGAGCGTGTGTTCCCAAGCAGCAGCAAGACCCAGCTGGCCGACCAACTGCTGGCCCTGATCGCGGAGAGATTGCAGGCATGA
- the radC gene encoding RadC family protein, which produces MHIHDWPSTERPREKLLARGAPALSDAELLAIFVGSGLRGQDAVKTARELLHRHGPLRVLLDRPASALARLPGLGPASACKLNAALELAHRHLMSGLERGEALSDPPSVGRYFSQRLRARAYEVFAVLFLDNRHRAIAFEEMFTGTIDGADIHPREVVRKALLHNAAAVIVGHNHPSGNPEPSEADRAVTQRLLQGLDLVDIRLLDHFVIGDGRPVSLAERGWLEWRA; this is translated from the coding sequence ATGCACATACACGACTGGCCCAGCACCGAACGCCCGCGCGAAAAACTCCTGGCGCGCGGCGCGCCTGCCCTCTCCGACGCCGAGCTGCTGGCGATCTTCGTCGGCTCGGGCCTGCGCGGCCAGGATGCGGTCAAGACCGCGCGCGAGCTGCTGCACCGGCACGGGCCGCTGCGGGTGCTGCTGGACCGCCCGGCCTCGGCCCTGGCGCGCCTGCCTGGCCTGGGCCCGGCCTCGGCGTGCAAACTGAACGCGGCGCTGGAGCTGGCGCATCGGCACCTGATGAGCGGGCTGGAGCGCGGCGAGGCGCTCAGCGACCCGCCCAGCGTGGGCCGCTACTTCTCGCAGCGGCTGCGCGCACGCGCCTACGAGGTGTTCGCGGTGCTGTTCCTGGACAACCGCCACCGCGCGATCGCCTTCGAGGAAATGTTCACCGGCACCATCGACGGCGCCGACATCCATCCGCGCGAAGTGGTGCGCAAGGCGCTGCTGCACAATGCCGCAGCGGTGATCGTGGGGCACAACCACCCGTCCGGCAATCCGGAGCCGTCCGAGGCCGACCGCGCCGTCACCCAACGCCTGCTGCAAGGGCTGGACCTGGTGGATATCCGCCTGCTGGACCACTTCGTGATCGGCGATGGCCGGCCGGTGTCGCTGGCCGAGCGCGGCTGGCTGGAATGGCGCGCCTGA
- the argS gene encoding arginine--tRNA ligase: MKAQLRALIGQGIEALRANGTLPADTLPPDFVVERPKTREHGDFATNAAMLLAKAARSNPRALAQALVAALPASDDVTTVEIAGPGFINFHLAPTAYQREVAHVIKQGHDYGRGLAGNGRSVGVEYVSANPTGPLHVGHGRAAAIGDSLARVLDANGWNVKREFYYNDAGVQIENLALSVQARAQGLTPDSDGWPENGYRGDYIADVANAYLAGDTVDLEGHLVTGTKDPADLESIRRFAVAYLRNEQNHDLAAFRVDFDIYFLESSLYKDGKVEEAVQKLIASGHTYEEGGALWLKSTDFGDDKDRVMRKSDGTYTYFVPDVAYHLTKWQRGYERAITELGADHHGSLTRVRAGLQALELGIPQGWPEYVLHQMVTVMRGGEEVKLSKRAGSYVTLRDLIEETSADAVRWFLIARKPDSQLTFDIDLARAQSNDNPVFYVQYAHARVCSVLRQAQEKGLKYEQANGLAELARLDDEHSLAVMLELSRYPEVVEIAGQTLEPYQIAQYLRELAHAFHTWYHNSKVLVDDAAERDAKLTLAVATQQVLANGLELLGVSAPEKM, encoded by the coding sequence GTGAAAGCCCAACTCCGCGCACTGATCGGCCAAGGCATCGAAGCCTTGCGCGCCAACGGCACCCTGCCTGCCGACACCCTGCCGCCGGATTTTGTGGTCGAGCGACCCAAGACACGCGAGCATGGCGACTTCGCCACCAATGCGGCGATGCTGCTGGCCAAGGCCGCGCGCAGCAATCCGCGCGCACTGGCGCAGGCGCTGGTTGCCGCCCTGCCGGCCAGCGACGATGTGACCACGGTGGAGATCGCCGGCCCCGGCTTCATCAATTTCCATCTGGCCCCCACCGCCTACCAGCGCGAAGTGGCGCATGTGATCAAGCAGGGCCACGACTACGGCCGCGGCCTGGCCGGCAACGGCCGCTCGGTGGGCGTGGAATACGTCTCGGCCAACCCCACCGGCCCGCTGCACGTTGGCCACGGCCGCGCCGCGGCGATCGGCGACAGCCTGGCACGCGTGCTCGATGCCAATGGGTGGAACGTCAAGCGCGAGTTCTACTACAACGATGCCGGCGTGCAGATCGAGAACCTGGCGCTGTCGGTGCAGGCGCGTGCGCAGGGGCTCACCCCCGACAGCGACGGCTGGCCGGAAAACGGCTACCGCGGCGACTACATCGCCGATGTGGCCAACGCCTACCTGGCCGGCGACACCGTCGACCTGGAGGGCCACCTGGTCACCGGCACCAAGGATCCGGCCGATCTCGAATCGATCCGCCGCTTCGCGGTGGCGTATCTGCGTAACGAGCAGAATCACGACCTGGCCGCGTTCCGCGTCGACTTCGATATCTATTTCCTGGAAAGCTCGCTGTACAAGGACGGCAAGGTCGAAGAAGCGGTGCAGAAGCTGATCGCCTCCGGCCACACCTACGAGGAAGGCGGCGCGCTGTGGCTGAAGTCCACCGACTTCGGCGACGACAAGGACCGCGTCATGCGCAAGTCCGACGGCACCTACACCTACTTCGTGCCGGACGTCGCCTACCACCTGACCAAGTGGCAGCGCGGTTACGAACGCGCCATCACCGAACTGGGCGCCGACCACCACGGCTCGCTGACGCGCGTGCGCGCCGGCCTGCAGGCGCTGGAACTGGGCATCCCGCAGGGATGGCCGGAATACGTGCTGCACCAGATGGTCACGGTGATGCGCGGCGGCGAGGAAGTGAAGCTGTCCAAGCGTGCCGGCAGCTACGTCACCCTGCGCGACCTCATTGAAGAAACCAGCGCCGACGCAGTGCGCTGGTTCCTGATCGCGCGCAAGCCCGATTCGCAGCTCACCTTCGACATCGACCTGGCACGTGCGCAGAGCAACGACAACCCGGTGTTCTACGTGCAGTACGCGCATGCGCGTGTGTGCAGCGTGCTGCGCCAGGCACAGGAAAAGGGCCTCAAGTACGAACAGGCCAACGGCCTGGCCGAGCTGGCCCGGCTGGACGACGAGCATTCGCTTGCGGTGATGCTGGAGCTGTCGCGTTACCCGGAAGTGGTGGAAATCGCCGGCCAGACGCTGGAGCCGTACCAGATTGCGCAATACCTGCGTGAATTGGCGCATGCCTTCCACACGTGGTATCACAACAGCAAGGTGCTGGTGGACGATGCCGCCGAGCGCGATGCCAAGCTCACCCTGGCAGTGGCCACCCAGCAAGTGCTCGCCAACGGCCTGGAGCTGCTCGGCGTCAGCGCTCCGGAAAAGATGTAA
- a CDS encoding SPOR domain-containing protein yields the protein MAARRGKSQARRNTSNGTPGWVWLVAGAAIAAVIFLAAPNLFKKDGDGFLRVGPRANPDAQPEPVADADTDTPAELPKPSTQPSKPQAKPGDAQTQYDFYTLLPGKEVQMSDAELAASARAEEAARARAALEGKPVPPAPGAAASVAAATPAASVPAPLNESAARVPKPLPETAPARPAATPAPAGTAAITTPAATAPKPATTPAAAAPSPAAAAVTDSTRYILQAGSFGASGDAESTKAKLAMMGLAARVESAEISGKTVYRVRMGPYGSAGELAEAKQKLTGSGLPAIAIKAQ from the coding sequence ATGGCAGCACGACGCGGTAAGAGCCAGGCACGACGCAACACCAGCAATGGCACGCCCGGTTGGGTGTGGTTGGTGGCGGGCGCCGCGATTGCGGCGGTGATCTTCCTGGCCGCGCCCAACCTGTTCAAGAAGGACGGCGATGGCTTCCTGCGCGTGGGCCCGCGGGCCAACCCCGATGCGCAGCCCGAACCGGTGGCCGATGCCGACACCGATACCCCGGCCGAGCTGCCCAAGCCCAGCACGCAGCCGTCCAAGCCGCAGGCCAAGCCCGGCGATGCGCAGACCCAGTACGACTTCTACACCTTGCTGCCCGGCAAGGAAGTGCAGATGTCCGATGCGGAACTGGCCGCCAGCGCACGTGCCGAGGAAGCTGCGCGCGCGCGCGCGGCACTGGAAGGCAAGCCGGTGCCGCCAGCACCCGGTGCGGCCGCAAGCGTGGCCGCTGCCACGCCAGCCGCCAGCGTGCCGGCGCCCTTGAACGAATCGGCCGCCCGCGTGCCCAAGCCGCTGCCGGAAACCGCTCCGGCACGGCCGGCAGCCACGCCGGCGCCGGCCGGCACTGCGGCCATCACCACGCCCGCGGCCACGGCGCCGAAGCCTGCGACAACGCCTGCCGCTGCAGCGCCCTCGCCCGCTGCAGCGGCGGTGACCGACAGCACCCGCTACATCCTGCAGGCCGGCTCGTTCGGCGCCTCCGGCGATGCCGAATCCACCAAGGCCAAGCTGGCGATGATGGGCCTGGCCGCACGCGTGGAATCGGCCGAAATCAGCGGGAAAACCGTCTATCGCGTGCGCATGGGGCCCTACGGCAGCGCCGGCGAACTGGCCGAGGCCAAGCAAAAACTCACCGGCAGCGGCCTGCCGGCCATTGCGATCAAGGCGCAGTAA
- a CDS encoding SDR family NAD(P)-dependent oxidoreductase → MSKTVLITGATSGFGSAAVRRFAAAGWKVIATGRRAERLDALVAELPAGQVHTAAFDMRDAQALSAAIDALPPTFADIDVLVNNAGLALGTAPAQQADLQQWQQMIDTNVTALVTLTHRLLPALIARRGAIINIASVAATYPYTGGNVYGGTKAFVQQFSLGLRADLHGTGVRVTSIEPGMAETEFTLVRTGGNQAASDTLYRGATPMTADDIAEQIFYVASLPAHLNINRLEIMPVTQSFAGFQVARDAQ, encoded by the coding sequence ATGTCCAAGACCGTCCTGATCACCGGCGCCACCTCCGGATTCGGCAGCGCCGCGGTGCGCCGCTTTGCCGCCGCCGGCTGGAAGGTCATCGCCACCGGCCGGCGTGCCGAGCGCCTGGATGCATTGGTCGCGGAACTGCCCGCCGGCCAGGTGCACACCGCCGCGTTCGACATGCGCGATGCGCAGGCCCTGTCGGCTGCCATCGATGCGCTGCCGCCGACGTTCGCCGACATCGACGTACTGGTCAACAACGCCGGGCTGGCGCTGGGCACTGCGCCGGCGCAGCAGGCCGACCTGCAGCAGTGGCAGCAGATGATCGACACCAATGTCACCGCCCTGGTCACCCTCACCCACCGGCTGCTGCCGGCCTTGATCGCACGCCGCGGCGCCATCATCAACATCGCCTCGGTCGCGGCCACCTACCCGTACACCGGTGGCAACGTCTATGGCGGCACCAAGGCCTTCGTGCAGCAGTTCTCGCTGGGGCTGCGCGCGGACCTGCACGGCACCGGCGTGCGCGTGACCTCGATCGAACCGGGCATGGCGGAAACCGAATTCACCCTGGTGCGCACCGGCGGCAACCAGGCCGCGTCCGACACGCTCTACCGCGGCGCCACCCCGATGACGGCCGACGACATCGCCGAGCAGATCTTCTACGTGGCCAGCCTGCCGGCGCACTTGAACATCAATCGGCTGGAAATCATGCCGGTGACGCAGTCGTTCGCCGGGTTCCAGGTGGCGCGCGACGCGCAGTAG
- a CDS encoding acyltransferase family protein — MRYPALDLLRGIAIVWVMLFHSFVVGGLGPDWAWLSRYGWMGVDLFFVLSGFLIGSQVLMPLARGQRLDFKGFYLRRAFRILPAFAAVLIVYMLWPGFREAPGLAPWWMFASFTLNLFVDYGQQAAFSHAWSLCVEEHFYLVFPLLATRLLRRPSAPRFIALCVAVVVAGIALRSSVWLHNTALDRIGGGQQRTWFVEDIYYPTWNRLDGLLAGVVLAVLKVFRPQTWQRLQQRGGTWLLAGIAVLALAMWLFRERTGLIGNAVGWPVLSLGLALLVLAGTATGSAFGRLRVPGAAWLAAISYSLYLTHKAMFHVTQQWVGATLEGRGLLAFVVYGVVALAAGALLHYAVELPFLQLRGALLRRRAAMRSGAELV; from the coding sequence ATGCGCTATCCCGCGTTGGATCTGCTGCGTGGCATCGCCATCGTCTGGGTGATGCTGTTCCATTCCTTCGTGGTCGGCGGGCTGGGGCCGGACTGGGCGTGGCTGTCGCGCTACGGCTGGATGGGGGTGGACCTGTTCTTCGTGCTGAGCGGGTTTCTGATCGGCAGCCAGGTGCTCATGCCGCTGGCGCGTGGGCAGCGGCTGGATTTCAAGGGCTTCTACCTGCGGCGTGCCTTCCGCATCTTGCCGGCGTTTGCGGCGGTGCTGATCGTCTACATGCTGTGGCCAGGGTTTCGCGAAGCGCCCGGGCTGGCGCCGTGGTGGATGTTCGCCAGTTTCACCCTGAACCTGTTCGTCGATTACGGCCAGCAGGCTGCCTTCTCGCACGCCTGGTCGCTGTGCGTGGAAGAGCATTTCTATCTGGTGTTTCCGCTGCTGGCCACGCGATTGCTGCGACGCCCGTCGGCGCCCCGCTTCATCGCCCTGTGCGTGGCGGTGGTGGTGGCCGGCATCGCCTTGCGCAGCAGCGTGTGGCTGCACAACACCGCACTGGACCGGATCGGCGGCGGGCAACAGCGCACCTGGTTTGTCGAAGACATCTACTACCCCACCTGGAACCGTCTCGACGGCCTGCTGGCCGGCGTGGTGCTCGCGGTGCTGAAGGTGTTTCGCCCGCAGACCTGGCAACGGCTGCAGCAGCGTGGAGGCACCTGGTTGCTGGCCGGCATCGCAGTGCTGGCCTTGGCGATGTGGCTGTTTCGCGAGCGCACCGGCCTGATCGGCAATGCCGTGGGCTGGCCGGTGCTTTCGCTGGGCTTGGCATTGCTTGTGCTGGCCGGCACTGCCACCGGTAGCGCCTTCGGCCGGCTGCGGGTGCCGGGCGCGGCCTGGCTGGCGGCGATCTCCTACAGCCTGTACCTGACCCACAAGGCGATGTTTCATGTGACTCAACAATGGGTTGGCGCCACGCTGGAAGGCCGGGGCCTCCTGGCATTTGTGGTGTATGGCGTGGTGGCGCTGGCGGCAGGCGCGTTGCTGCATTACGCGGTGGAACTTCCGTTCCTGCAGCTGCGCGGCGCGCTGCTCCGGCGGCGTGCGGCAATGCGCAGTGGTGCCGAGCTGGTGTAA